A genomic segment from Magnetococcales bacterium encodes:
- a CDS encoding CoA-binding protein, with translation MPDIEDQDLIALLAKARVIAVVGLSPKPDRASFRVAEYMQRAGYRIIPVRPAGEEILGEPCYPSLDAIPKEIHVDIVDLFRRAEDTPPLAEEAVGIQAGCLWLQSGIINDDALAIARQGGLVAIQDRCLMVEHRRLADQLPARSV, from the coding sequence ATGCCCGACATCGAAGACCAAGATCTGATCGCTTTGCTCGCCAAGGCCCGGGTGATCGCCGTGGTGGGTCTCTCTCCCAAACCGGATCGTGCCTCTTTCCGTGTGGCCGAGTACATGCAACGGGCCGGATATCGGATCATTCCGGTGCGTCCCGCCGGCGAGGAGATTCTGGGCGAACCCTGTTATCCCTCCCTCGACGCCATTCCCAAGGAGATCCATGTGGATATCGTCGATCTGTTCCGCCGCGCCGAGGACACCCCGCCTTTGGCCGAAGAGGCGGTCGGGATCCAGGCCGGATGCCTGTGGCTGCAAAGCGGCATCATCAACGACGACGCCCTGGCCATTGCCCGTCAGGGTGGTCTGGTGGCCATTCAGGACCGCTGCCTGATGGTGGAACACCGGCGTCTGGCGGACCAGTTGCCGGCTCGTTCCGTCTGA
- a CDS encoding CBS domain-containing protein, producing the protein MKFVRDCMFPNVVTISPHTTLLEAIRRMTREAAGFAVVLENMNITGLITEYDCVKWMIHGIQPETARVGDLSVSLPQIVHETTLCQELIQIYYRRRFRRFPVLNEDEMLSGGITEKQILRAFPRSNLLAHYRVADMIASDLPAVTPDVAFWEIARQIAQRHRGCVLVREGDRFLGMITEGDILRFRISPEWNPDSLAASLAHARLASIEPERDLLYALDLFTRTGHRRMPVVTAEGRLVGLLTQTDLLRQVAHSTRSRQAILNPEDIAEPALWFEPHGDHRILAVNEKGAKVMEIDPAAWVGRSVSELAQDPMVWGAIATLLVNSGHINQINLPLRTGSGSGVCLSCRFKLVHTPAGEDRIFWAMATPENGRDSCH; encoded by the coding sequence ATGAAATTCGTCCGCGACTGCATGTTTCCCAATGTCGTCACCATCTCACCCCACACGACCCTGCTCGAAGCGATCCGTCGCATGACCCGGGAGGCTGCGGGATTCGCCGTGGTGCTGGAAAACATGAACATCACCGGGTTGATCACCGAGTACGACTGTGTCAAGTGGATGATTCATGGGATCCAGCCGGAAACCGCCCGGGTGGGGGATCTGTCGGTTTCGCTTCCCCAGATTGTACACGAAACCACCTTGTGTCAGGAACTCATTCAGATCTATTACCGGCGACGGTTTCGTCGTTTTCCGGTGCTCAACGAAGACGAAATGCTCTCCGGAGGCATTACCGAGAAACAGATCCTGCGGGCTTTTCCCCGTTCCAATCTGTTGGCCCACTACCGGGTCGCCGACATGATCGCTTCGGATCTGCCGGCGGTCACTCCCGATGTGGCCTTCTGGGAGATCGCCCGCCAGATCGCCCAGCGCCATCGGGGCTGCGTCCTGGTGCGGGAAGGGGATCGGTTTCTGGGCATGATTACGGAAGGGGATATTCTTCGTTTCCGCATCAGCCCCGAATGGAATCCCGACAGTCTGGCCGCTTCTTTGGCCCATGCCCGGCTGGCCAGCATCGAACCGGAACGGGATCTGCTGTACGCCCTGGATCTGTTCACCCGTACCGGCCATCGGCGCATGCCCGTGGTCACCGCCGAGGGGCGTCTGGTGGGGCTGTTGACCCAGACCGATCTGTTGCGTCAGGTGGCCCATTCCACCCGTTCCCGTCAGGCGATCCTCAACCCCGAAGACATCGCCGAACCGGCCCTTTGGTTCGAGCCGCACGGGGATCACCGCATCCTGGCCGTCAACGAGAAAGGGGCCAAGGTGATGGAGATCGATCCCGCCGCATGGGTGGGACGTTCGGTGTCCGAGTTGGCCCAGGATCCGATGGTTTGGGGGGCCATCGCCACGTTGTTGGTCAACAGCGGCCATATCAATCAGATCAATCTTCCCTTGCGTACCGGTTCGGGCAGTGGGGTGTGCCTTTCCTGCCGTTTCAAGCTGGTCCACACCCCGGCGGGTGAGGACCGGATTTTCTGGGCCATGGCCACTCCCGAGAACGGTCGCGATTCCTGCCACTAG